TTTATCCAGCGTGTCGATAACCCCGTAGTGCCGATTGGCGATGTTGCAGAAGTGTTCGACGGACCGCATGCGACTCCCAAAACTGTTGATGTTGGCCCGGTGTTTTTGGGGATTAGCGCGCTCCAAGATGGAAGGATCAATCTCGGAGAAACTCGGCATGTGACGCCACAAGATTTCCGGCATTGGACTCGTCGTGTTAAGCCACAGGCTGACGATATTGTTTTCTCATACGAAACACGGCTGGGTCAGGCGGCGATCATTCCAGAAGGGCTTGAATGTTGTCTCGGCAGACGTATGGGATTGGTTCGCGTTAATCGAAAGCGGATAGATCCTCGATTCTTTGTCTATCAATACATTTCGCCATCCTTTCGGAAGTTTCTCGATAGCAAGACGGTGCGCGGTGCGACCGTGGATCGCATCGCACTTAAGGACTTCCCTTCCTTCCCAATCAGTTTGCCATCTCTCGCTGAACAGAAACGAATGACAAGCCAGCTTGATCAACTCAGGGCCAAAACTCAACGCCTCGAAGCCATCTACCAGCAAAAGCTCGCCGCGCTGGACGAGTTGAAGAAGTCGCTGCTGCACCAGGCGTTCAATGGAGAACTGTAGGAGTCATCCAATGAGTAAAGACCTGACCACTTCAGCGATAGACCGGCAAAACATTCTGAACAACCCATATGCCCTCGCTGAAATTGAGAAGGCGGCAGGCATTCGCGGAATTCCGTTTGAGGGTAAGACGGTTGTCCTTAAGGAGCAGGTAGCGGTGTTTTTCGAGGTCACACTTCGCACGGTAGAAAATTATTTGGAGCAGAATGCCGAAGAACTGGCCCGAAATGGGTATGAGGTGCTGACGGGTAACCGACTGAAAATATTGAAGTTAGCAATTCATGAGCTGGGTGATCCCGAAACCAATTTCGGGATCACGGCGAAGACGGTCCGGCTGGGAGTGCTTGATTTCCGCGCGTTTCTCAACCTCGCCATGCTCATGACGGAATCCGAGCGAGCCGGTCTGCTGCGCAAGGCCATTCTGGACATCGTCATTGACACCATCAACCGGCGCACCGGCGGCGGCACAAAATACATCAATCAGCGCGACGAAGATTTTATCCAGTCGGCGTTCATCGAGGACAACTACCGCCAGCAGTTCACTGATGCCTTGAAGGATTGTGTGGACATGGGCAAGTTCAAGTATGCCCTCTACACAGACAAAATCTATGTGAGCATTTTCCGTGAGAAGGCGCAGGTCTATCGCCGGGTGTTGCGGCTGGATAAGCGCGCCAGCGTTCGGGACACCTTTTACTCGGAAGTTCTCGACCTGATCGCCGCATACGAGTGTGGATTTGGCGATGCTCTGGTTAGGTCTTTCAATGAAATGGGACGCAAGCTCACTTCTTGGGAGGTGGATGAGTTGTTTGCGAAGTTTGAGTCGCAAGCACACTGGGAACCATTGATTCAAAAAGCTCGCCAAAAAATGGCCAGTCGAGACCTTGCGTTTCGGGATGCCTTGCATCTCCAACTGCAAGAATATGTCACTCCGCTGAAGCGCGACGAATTTGAACGCTTTCTTGGGGAGAAAAGTAAGGAATTAGCGGAACGGCTCGAAGAAGCCAAAGACGTGATGAAGCGTCTGAAGGACCGCTAACAATGGCTTGGGTGTATCTCACAATAGAGCAGGCCATTGAGATTCACAGGAAAACGGTGGACGTCAGCGGCGGAGGTTCGTTCGGTCATCTTGACATTGATAAGCTGGAGGCCGTCCTACAGCACATGCAGAACGATGAGTACTACCCGACCTTTGATAGCAAGCTGACACATTTGTTTTTCTGCGCATGCAAATTTCACTGTTTTGAGGATGGTAATAAGCGAATTGCCATTACGCTGTGTGCCCAAATGTTGCTCTCGAATGGCTATTTGCGAAGCATTCATGGATTTATCCGAGACTCAGAAAATATCAGCTACCATGTGGCTGCAGGCAACATTTCGAAGGAATTGCTCGGTGAGTGGATTGAGGCCGTCCTTTGTGGTGTTGAAGACGATGAAGCTTTGAAGCTGAAAATCCTCACTGCAATAAGTAAAGGAGGCATCTAGGACCTCATAGGTCCAGGCTGATGATCAGTGGAATGAGCGAATTCGCTGAAGCCCCAACCGTTAAGCCATACTTAATAGTTGCTCGACATGGGACCTATGTGGATGGGGACTTTGAACGGGACGCGAAGAAAATTTAATAGATGCTAAGACAGAACAAGCCGAAGAAGTCGAAGAAGTGGTCATGAACGAAGCCGAGACTAGAGCCGAGCACATCGATCCTGCCCTTAAGGCTGCGGGGTGGGGCGTGGTCGAGGGGAGCCGCGTGTTGCGCGAGTATCCCATCACGCTTGGCCGGATCGAAGGTTTGGGACGGCGTGCGAAACCGCTGATTGCCGATTATGTGCTGGTCTATCGCAACCACAAGCTGGCCGTCATCGAAGCGAAAGCCTGGGACGAAGAACTGACTGAGGGGGTGGCACAGGCGAAGCATTATGCGGGGAAGCTGGCCGTTCGCTTCACCTATGCCACCAACGGACAAGGCATCTACGGCGTCGACATGGAGGCCGGCAGGGAAGGGGAGGTGTCGCAGTATCCCACGCCGGACCAGCTCTGGAACCTGACCTTCGCGAAACAAAATGCCTGGCGCGATCGCTTCTCCGCAGTCCCATTCGAAGATAAGGGCGGGTCGCACCCCAGCCGCTACTATCAGGACATTGCGGTTGAGCGCGTGTTGCAGGCAATGACAGAGAGCAAACCGCGCATTCTGCTCACGCTCGCCACCGGCACGGGGAAGACCTTCATCGCCTTTCAAATTTCCTGGAAGCTCTTTCACAGCTGTTGGAATCTGAGCCGCGAGCCATCACGTCGGCCACGTATCTTGTTTCTGGCCGACCGGAATATTCTGGCCAATCAGGCCTACAACGCCTTCTCCGCTTTTCCGGAGGATGCGCTGGTACGGATCGAGCCGGACGATATTCGGAAGAAGGGCAAGGTGCCGAAGAACGGGAGCCTATTCTTCACGATCTTCCAGACCTTCATGAGCGGACCAGGGGACACGCCATACTTTGGTGAGTATCCTCCTGACTTCTTCGACTTCATCATCATCGATGAGTGTCATCGGGGCGGGGCGAACGACGAAAGTAATTGGCGCGGCATTCTGGAGTACTTTGCCCCCGCTGTGCAGCTCGGTCTGACAGCCACGCCAAAACGTAAAGACAATGTGGATACCTACGCCTACTTCGGCGAACCGGTCTATATCTACTCGCTCAAGGACGGCATCAACGACGGTTTCTTGACTCCCTTCAAAGTGAAGCAAATCTCTACGACCCTTGACGAGTACGTCTATACACCTGACGACCAACTCATCGAGGGTGAGATCGAAACCAAGAAGCGCTACACGGAGAGCGACTTCAATAAAATCATCGAGATCAAAGATCGAGAAAAGAAGCGCGTCGAAATCTTCATGGGCCAGATCAACCAGCAGGAGAAGACGATGGTCTTCTGCGCCACGCAGGATCACGCGCTGGCCGTGCGAGACCTCATCAACCAGATGAAGACGAGCACAGACCCCAACTATTGTCAGCGAGTGACGGCCAACGACGGCGGACTCGGCGAACAACACCTCCGCGATTTTCAAGACAACGAAAAAACCATCCCAACGATCTTGACGACCTCGCAAAAACTTTCTACTGGGGTGGATGCCCGCAATATTCGCAACATCGTGCTGATGCGACCGATCAATTCGATGATCGAGTTCAAGCAGATCATCGGGCGTGGGACTCGGTTGTACGATAGGAAGGATTACTTCACGATCTACGATTTCGTGAAGGCTCACCACCACTTTAGTGATCCTGAATGGGATGGAGAGCCGATCGAGCCGGAACCCTGCAAAACATGCCAACAGCATCCCTGTATCTGCATCAAAGAACCTCCACCACCGTGCTATGTCTGCGGTCGACTGCCTTGCGAATGTGATCGGGAACCTTGCCCGAAGTGCGGCAAGCGACCCTGCAAGTGCAAACGGAAGGCGAAGGTGAAACTCGCCGACGGAAAAGCCCGTACCATCCAACACATGGTGGTGACTACCTTTTGGCATCCGGACGGCACGCCCATATCGGCGCGGCAATTCCTGGAAATACTGTTTGGGAAGCTCCCGGAATTTTTCCGGAACGAGGCCGAACTCCGCGCGCTCTGGAGTAGCCCCGATACACGCACCAGGCTGCTAGAGGGGCTTGCTGAAAAAGGGTTCAGTGCCGAACAGATGGCGGAGATGCAGCGCATCATCGATGCGGAGAACAGCGATCTCTTCGACGTGCTGGCTCATGTGGCTTACGCCATGGCTCCGCTCACACGCGAAGAACGCGCTGCTCGAGCCAAAGTAGAGATCAGCGCTCACTTCAACCACAAGCAGCAAGCCTTCTTGGACTTTGTTCTTGCTCAATATGTGAGGGTGGGTGTGGAGGAACTCGCACAAGAGAAGCTGTCGCCGTTACTGAAGCTCAAGTACCACAACGCCATCGCCGATGCCGTGGCCGATCTCGGCCGGCCCGAGGAGATCGGCAAGGTCTTCGCAGGGTTTCAGAAGTATTTGTATCAGCCACAGATCCAACGAGTCTTGTGATGTGGAAGTGACGTGGAATTCGCAGAAAGGATAGTCACGGCATGTGCAGGAATCGCGGGGTGAGGGCGAACTCCGCTGCGGAGAGGTTAGGCGGCGGACTGTTTGGTCACGTCCCAGCCGGGAAATACGAGGACGGCGGGATGACACCGCAGGACGCGCGCTCCTCAACCTTGTTGATCACGCGATACTGCGCATTCAGCCGTGACGAGCGATACCCTTCCCATTCGCCCTGGAGACGTTCATCATGGAATCCCTTGATCAGGCGCAGACCTGCCGGCCCGGAGATACGCACGATGTTTTCCATTTCTTTAGTCCCAGCATCGAGCAGACTCTGATCAATGTTTCGGCTTGTGGTGCTCGCTTGTTTGCGCGGCTCCGCCTTTGGGATTGAGTGGAGTGAAGCGGGCCGCGTAGGCCTCTTGCTCTGGTAACCGGAGGAAGACCATGATGGCGGTATCCGGATTGATCGCAAATTCCCCGGTCCCCTTCAACTGATTGTCACCGGATGGTTCCAACTCCACTTGGAGTGTGGCCTTTTCAAATCCCTGCTGGATGGTGGCTTTTGCTTTCGCTCCATCGGTGGGGATGGCCTTGTCCGAATGATCCGTCACATAGAGAAGCAGTTCCCCGTCCTTGGCGACCAGCTCGAGATGATACGGCCCCGCAGCAAGTGATTGCCCACCGTGGAGAGCCTTTACGGGCTCGGACTGTTTCGCCTTGTGGGCGTCGGCCGGTACCGTCCCGAGCAGTATCGCGCACAGTGCTATGTTTCCCAGCAGATGTTTCATGATTGGTTCTCCCGGGAGGCTGTTGAAAAAGCCCGCCAGCGGTGTTCTCGCGGCACTTAGAGACTCAGCGTACGGCCTGGGCAAACGCCTGTTCATACAGACGATGGCTGGGCCCGGGTCAAAACTATCTACGCTTCGCCTCTTCGCTTGCTGCGGCCTTGCTGGACGGCCTTTTTGACCAGCCTGCCTGTTCGTATCGATCAAACTGACGTCAATGCTTCGGCGGATGATGGTGATGGTGGTGCTCGCCTCCGTCGGTCGACGTCGCCTCCTTGGATTTTTCGCTAGGGTCCGGTTTGGGTTTGAGCGGCATGAAGCGGGCGGCATAGCCGTCTTGATTCGGCAGCTTCATGAAGACGACGACCACGGTATTGGGGGTCAACGGAAAAGTGCCGGAGCCCCTGAGCACATTGTTTCCCACCGGGTGCATGTTCACCTGCGTCCTGGTTGACCCGTTCTCGATGTTGGCTTTGGCTACACCGCCGTCGACGCTGATGGGGTTGTCGGCGTGGTCCGTGACGTAGACCGTCAGGTCTCCATCCTTAGTGACCAGCTCCATATGAAACGGACCGGTCATGCGCAATTGTCCGCCATGGGGTGCCTGGACGGATTCGAAATATTCGTCCGTATGGGCACCGGCTGGTAGGGACAGGGTCATGGTCATGCCACATACCAAACCGATAATCGTCTTGTTCATGCTTTGCTCGTCTCCTAACTGGTCGACTGTTCGGTGCCGCCCGATCCAGCGGTCAAGGAAGAGTTTCCGGGCTCACGCACTCACGATGCAACGCCGACCTACTTGAGTAAGTGGTCTGAAATGAGCGCGGCGAGTTCGTCCGGCTCAACGACTCCCTCGCGCGTCAGCAATAATTTACCATGCGCGAAGAAATGTGTGGTGGGGTATGTTTCAAACGTGTGGGTCTTCTTGATCTCGCGACAGCGGCCCGGCACATGCATCTTGGCCTTGCCGATTTTGATCTCGTGGAATTTCGCGGCGGTCGCTTCAAGAATGGAATCGTAGGCCTTGCAAGGCTCGCAGGTGGCAAGGCCGTACGCGACGACCGCGCCGGCGCTGTCGGTGAATTCTTTGTAGTTGGCGTCGCTGACGTCCTGGACGATTCCGCTCATGACGAGTGCTGAGGACTGAGCTTCGGATCCACCCAGTCCTCAGTCCTGTATGGCTAGTTCAGCTTCGACAACGCGTCAAGGATGTCCTTGTCTTCGCGCGCGGTCTTGATTTCCTGCACCTTCGCATAGGCGACCTTGCCGTTCTTATCGACGATCACGGTCGCGCGCTTGGAGCAGTTCAGCGGCTCGAAATACAGTCCGTACGACTTCGCGGTCGTCCGGTGTACGTCCGACAACAAGCGGTGCTTCAGGTCCAACGAATCCGCCCAGGCTTTGTGGGAAAAGAAGCTGTCGCAGCTGATGCCGAACAATTCCGCATTGGCAGACTGGAATTTAGGAAAGTCATCAGTCAGGCACTTGTTTTCACCCTGACACACAGGGCTCCAATCCAACGGATAGAAGCAGAGCACGACGTTCTTCTTGCCTTTGTAGTCGCTCAACTTCACGTCCTTTTGGTCCTGATCCTTCAGATTGAAGTCCGGTGCTGTATCGCCCACCTTGATTTCCGATGCTACGTCGCTCATTGCAAACCTCCTTATTAGGACATCTATTTGTATAGGTGATAGCTGTACTGAGGTCTCGGATTGGCAGGACCCCACATGAACCATAAACTTTGTAACCTGTGGTTTGAAGGGATGTCAACGGCCTGGTAGGCCTCGCACTGGATGCGAATTGATAACATATTGAGTTATCAACGGACTTCCGAGGTTTGAAGTTCTCGGAATCCCAGCATCCGTCCGGCAGGCGCAGCGGTGCGATAGTTCCTGATGTGAATGGTGCGGCCGATGAGCGGAAGGTCGAGCGCTGTCCCAACCTTTGGAGAATGGCCCAGCCTCAGCAATTCGCCGGCCGACTCTGTCAACAGGTCCTTTGCCGCGCTGTCGGAAAGTCCTTTCGCCGCAAACACTTCAACTTCGTCCAACCCGAACTTACTGAGTCCGAGTGAGTAGGACCACACCCGGTCCGGGTGAGCCGTGTCGTCATGGACGATGGAGACATGGTCATCCAGAACAAAGCTCCCGAGCGTGCGAGGTTGCCAGTCCGAGGGATTGGCGTACGCCTGCCTAACGACGTCATAGGCCGTGCCCTGCGACAAGAGGGTCAGGCAACGGGCCAGGCGCGCGGCGAGGAGGACCGTGTCGGGCATGTCACGAGGGGAGGCGATAGACGGTGCCACGGCGCCCATGACCTCATGTTCCCAGGTCAACTGTTTCATTACTTCGGCGACATGACTCATCGGTAGCGGAAGCACCACATGGGCGGACCAAGGCCCGTGCGTCGCCTGCCAGGATTCAGGCGCGCCGTCTTCATGGCGGATGGCCAAGGGGACGCCGTATTCCCGCTCATACAATGTCTTGACCTCATCCGTGGCCGGGGCAGTCCCGCGATAGCCGACGAAATAGAGGGGAGGCCGTTTGGCGGAGGGCTTGGGCGATTTCTTGCGGATTCTCATATCAAAACCGTATCTCGTTCCTCGTCTCTTGCAAGGCCAAGCTAGTCACTGGTCATGAGTCAACGGTCATTCCTTCGGCCAATGACGAGTGACCATTGACCAATGACGGTTTTCACGTTTCACGAACGACATCATTTCCCCGCTTTCCTGGCTTTGCGGCGGTCTTCCGGATTCAGCAACCGCTTTCGAAGACGAAGGTTTTGCGGGGTGACTTCGACCAACTCATCGGCTCCGATGTATTCCAACGCGAATTCCAGCGTCATTTCCCGCGGAGGGGTGAGCACTAAGGCTTCATCGGACCCGGAGGCCCGCATGTTGGAGAGATGCTTCTCTTTGCATACGTTCACATCCAGATCCT
Above is a genomic segment from Candidatus Nitrospira nitrificans containing:
- a CDS encoding restriction endonuclease subunit S is translated as MRKGWETKTLGDLCEIYQPKTISGKEMVEDGAYPVYGANGVIGRYNQFNHEKAQLLITCRGATCGSVNISAPQSWITGNAMVVRPKNGSLEMRYLEYLFRGGIDISRAITGAAQPQITRTNLAPLEISFPVSIGEQRRIVSILDKAFEGIATAQATAEQNLQNARALFESHLQSVFIQRVDNPVVPIGDVAEVFDGPHATPKTVDVGPVFLGISALQDGRINLGETRHVTPQDFRHWTRRVKPQADDIVFSYETRLGQAAIIPEGLECCLGRRMGLVRVNRKRIDPRFFVYQYISPSFRKFLDSKTVRGATVDRIALKDFPSFPISLPSLAEQKRMTSQLDQLRAKTQRLEAIYQQKLAALDELKKSLLHQAFNGEL
- a CDS encoding DNA-binding protein, which codes for MSKDLTTSAIDRQNILNNPYALAEIEKAAGIRGIPFEGKTVVLKEQVAVFFEVTLRTVENYLEQNAEELARNGYEVLTGNRLKILKLAIHELGDPETNFGITAKTVRLGVLDFRAFLNLAMLMTESERAGLLRKAILDIVIDTINRRTGGGTKYINQRDEDFIQSAFIEDNYRQQFTDALKDCVDMGKFKYALYTDKIYVSIFREKAQVYRRVLRLDKRASVRDTFYSEVLDLIAAYECGFGDALVRSFNEMGRKLTSWEVDELFAKFESQAHWEPLIQKARQKMASRDLAFRDALHLQLQEYVTPLKRDEFERFLGEKSKELAERLEEAKDVMKRLKDR
- a CDS encoding type II toxin-antitoxin system death-on-curing family toxin gives rise to the protein MAWVYLTIEQAIEIHRKTVDVSGGGSFGHLDIDKLEAVLQHMQNDEYYPTFDSKLTHLFFCACKFHCFEDGNKRIAITLCAQMLLSNGYLRSIHGFIRDSENISYHVAAGNISKELLGEWIEAVLCGVEDDEALKLKILTAISKGGI
- the hsdR gene encoding EcoAI/FtnUII family type I restriction enzme subunit R, giving the protein MNEAETRAEHIDPALKAAGWGVVEGSRVLREYPITLGRIEGLGRRAKPLIADYVLVYRNHKLAVIEAKAWDEELTEGVAQAKHYAGKLAVRFTYATNGQGIYGVDMEAGREGEVSQYPTPDQLWNLTFAKQNAWRDRFSAVPFEDKGGSHPSRYYQDIAVERVLQAMTESKPRILLTLATGTGKTFIAFQISWKLFHSCWNLSREPSRRPRILFLADRNILANQAYNAFSAFPEDALVRIEPDDIRKKGKVPKNGSLFFTIFQTFMSGPGDTPYFGEYPPDFFDFIIIDECHRGGANDESNWRGILEYFAPAVQLGLTATPKRKDNVDTYAYFGEPVYIYSLKDGINDGFLTPFKVKQISTTLDEYVYTPDDQLIEGEIETKKRYTESDFNKIIEIKDREKKRVEIFMGQINQQEKTMVFCATQDHALAVRDLINQMKTSTDPNYCQRVTANDGGLGEQHLRDFQDNEKTIPTILTTSQKLSTGVDARNIRNIVLMRPINSMIEFKQIIGRGTRLYDRKDYFTIYDFVKAHHHFSDPEWDGEPIEPEPCKTCQQHPCICIKEPPPPCYVCGRLPCECDREPCPKCGKRPCKCKRKAKVKLADGKARTIQHMVVTTFWHPDGTPISARQFLEILFGKLPEFFRNEAELRALWSSPDTRTRLLEGLAEKGFSAEQMAEMQRIIDAENSDLFDVLAHVAYAMAPLTREERAARAKVEISAHFNHKQQAFLDFVLAQYVRVGVEELAQEKLSPLLKLKYHNAIADAVADLGRPEEIGKVFAGFQKYLYQPQIQRVL
- a CDS encoding type II toxin-antitoxin system RelE/ParE family toxin, with product MENIVRISGPAGLRLIKGFHDERLQGEWEGYRSSRLNAQYRVINKVEERASCGVIPPSSYFPAGT
- a CDS encoding thioredoxin family protein, with amino-acid sequence MSGIVQDVSDANYKEFTDSAGAVVAYGLATCEPCKAYDSILEATAAKFHEIKIGKAKMHVPGRCREIKKTHTFETYPTTHFFAHGKLLLTREGVVEPDELAALISDHLLK
- a CDS encoding redoxin domain-containing protein — its product is MSDVASEIKVGDTAPDFNLKDQDQKDVKLSDYKGKKNVVLCFYPLDWSPVCQGENKCLTDDFPKFQSANAELFGISCDSFFSHKAWADSLDLKHRLLSDVHRTTAKSYGLYFEPLNCSKRATVIVDKNGKVAYAKVQEIKTAREDKDILDALSKLN